From a region of the Bacteroidota bacterium genome:
- the atpH gene encoding ATP synthase F1 subunit delta → MKSTRSAVRFAKALKELALEQGVLEKVCDDMKLIHTVCASNHEFAVLLKSPIIKTDKKQSILREVFKGKISKLSELFVQLLATKKRESFLDAIAEEFLKQYKEHKKILSAVVTTAFGLDEDLRKKVLDVIKDGGQSEVELIEKTNDKLIGGFTLQVGDKRVDASIAKQIRKLSIEFSENPYIKEY, encoded by the coding sequence ATGAAAAGCACACGCTCAGCAGTACGTTTCGCAAAAGCACTCAAAGAACTGGCGCTTGAACAAGGCGTTTTGGAAAAAGTGTGTGACGACATGAAATTAATTCACACGGTATGCGCAAGCAATCACGAGTTTGCTGTCCTGTTGAAAAGCCCGATAATTAAAACCGACAAAAAACAATCCATACTGAGAGAAGTGTTTAAAGGAAAAATTTCCAAGCTATCGGAATTGTTTGTTCAACTGCTTGCTACAAAAAAAAGAGAATCGTTTCTGGATGCCATTGCTGAGGAATTTTTAAAACAATACAAGGAACATAAAAAGATTCTTTCCGCTGTGGTCACCACCGCTTTTGGTCTTGATGAGGATTTAAGAAAAAAAGTGCTCGATGTAATTAAAGATGGCGGACAATCAGAAGTGGAACTCATAGAAAAAACAAACGACAAACTCATTGGCGGTTTCACGTTGCAGGTAGGTGATAAAAGAGTGGATGCAAGCATCGCGAAACAAATAAGAAAACTTTCTATAGAGTTCAGTGAGAATCCGTATATAAAAGAATATTAA
- the atpF gene encoding F0F1 ATP synthase subunit B yields MLGILLLNPLLSPSYGLIIWTLLAFLIVLYILKKLAWKPILKSLQEREESIQSALDAARKAREEMASLKSDHEKIIIKARNDRDVILKEAREIKENMIHEAKSQASKEAEKIVAIARENINNEKMAAITELKNQVAHLSIEIAEKILKQELSEKDKQKTIIKNLLEEVKMN; encoded by the coding sequence ATGTTAGGAATACTATTATTAAATCCACTCCTCAGTCCTTCTTACGGATTGATCATCTGGACATTGCTTGCGTTTCTCATCGTGCTATATATTCTCAAGAAGTTAGCATGGAAGCCCATCCTGAAATCACTTCAGGAAAGAGAAGAATCCATTCAGAGTGCGCTGGATGCCGCCAGAAAAGCGCGCGAAGAAATGGCTTCGCTGAAATCAGACCACGAAAAAATTATCATAAAAGCCAGAAATGACCGTGATGTTATTCTGAAAGAAGCCAGAGAGATAAAAGAAAATATGATTCATGAAGCAAAAAGCCAAGCCAGCAAGGAAGCAGAAAAAATAGTCGCCATTGCCCGCGAAAATATCAATAACGAAAAAATGGCAGCGATAACAGAACTGAAAAACCAGGTGGCGCATCTCTCGATTGAAATTGCTGAAAAAATTCTGAAGCAGGAACTTTCTGAAAAAGACAAGCAGAAAACAATTATTAAGAATCTGCTCGAAGAAGTGAAGATGAATTGA
- a CDS encoding F0F1 ATP synthase subunit C codes for MLLTTLLEITSGQGLAAIGSGAAAAGAGIGIGLIGNGALSAIARQPESLGDIRANMILAIAFIEGPALFAIVIGMLIGL; via the coding sequence ATGTTACTCACAACATTACTTGAAATCACATCAGGACAAGGTCTTGCGGCAATCGGCTCAGGCGCAGCAGCGGCAGGAGCCGGAATCGGAATCGGTTTAATCGGCAACGGTGCACTTAGTGCAATTGCACGCCAGCCCGAATCACTCGGAGACATCCGCGCAAACATGATTCTTGCCATTGCCTTCATTGAAGGTCCGGCTCTGTTTGCAATTGTTATCGGTATGCTCATCGGATTATAA